Part of the Oncorhynchus nerka isolate Pitt River linkage group LG14, Oner_Uvic_2.0, whole genome shotgun sequence genome is shown below.
AGAGGTAGACCCGAGGAGTCAATTATACACAACTAAGACAATAATGCCAAGCTCCATGCCAGGCCTAGCTAGTAGAGAACAGAGGTAGACCCGAGGAGTCAATTATACACAACTAAGACAATAATGCCAAGCTCCATGCCAGACTTAGCTAGTAGAGAACAGAGGTAGACCCGAGGAGTCAATTATACACAACTAAGACAATAATGCCAAGCTCCATGCCAGACCTAGCTAGTAGAGAACAGAGGTAGACCCGAGGAGTCAGTAGTAACATAACTAAGACAATACAATAATGCCAAGCTCCATGCCAGACCTAGCTAGTAGAGAACAGAGGTAGACCCGAGGAGTCAGTAGTAACACAACTAAGACAAAACAATAGTCATGAGTGTGACATAGAGTTGCATATATTTGggaacaaatgtatttatttccaGCAAACTTTAGAATGACAGTCGTTGTGCGCCGTGCCAGTTGTGCTACAAATCCAGGATTGAGATTCTAGcgatgagttagggttagggttaaccctaaACCTCACGGTTTGAGAATGCAGTGAAAAGTTTAAAAATAAATAGGAGGAGCAGGTtgaacacctctctctttcttatctgAGCCATAACAAGCTGTGTTGGGCTTGGCTGTGTGTGCAAGACACCAAGATAACCTGCTCTGCGTTGGGCTTGGCTGTGTGTGCAAGACACCAAGATAACCTGCTCTGCATTGGGCTTGACTGTGTGTGCAAGACACCAAGATAACCTGCTCTGCATTGGGCTTGGCTGCGTGTGCAAGACACCAAGATAACCTGCTCTGCATTGGGCTTGACTGTGTGTGCAAGACACCAAGATAACCTGCTCTGCATTGGGCTTGACTGTGTGTGCAAGACACCAAGATAACCTGCTCTGCGTTGGGCTTGGCTGTGTGTGCAAGACACCAAGATAACCTGCTCTGCGTTGGGCTTGGCTGTGTGTGCAAGACACCAAGATAACCTGCTCTGCGTTGGGCTTGGCTGTGTGTGCAAGACACCAAGATAACCTGCTCTGCGTTGGGCTTGGCTGTGTGTGCAAGACACCACGACAACCTGCTCTGCATTGGGCTTGGCTGTGTGTGCAAGACACCAAGATAACCTGCTCTGCATTGGGCTTGGCTGTGTGTGCAAGACACCAAGATAACCTGCTCTGCATTGGGCTTGGCTGTGTGTGCAAGACACCAAGATAACCTGCTCTGCGTTGGGCTTGGCTGTGTGTGCAAGACACCAAGATAACCTGCTCTGCGTTGGGCTTGGCTGTGTGTGCAAGACACCAAGATAACCTGCTCTGCGTTGGGCTTGGCTGTGTGTGCAAGACACCAAGATAACCTGCTCTGCGTTGGGCTTGGCTGTGTGTGCAAGACACCAAGATAACCTGCTCTGCATTGGGCTTGGCTGTGTGTGCAAGACACCAAGATAACCTGCTCTGTGTTGGGCTTGGCTGTGTGTGCAAGACACCAAGATAACCTGCTCTGCGTTGGGCTTGGCTGTGTGTGCAAGACACCAAGATAACCTGCTCTGTTGGGCTTCTGTGTGTGCAAGACACCAAGATAACCATGCTTGGCTGTGCTGTGTGCAAGACACCAAGATAACCTGCTCTGCATTGGGCTTGGCTGTGTGTGCAAGACACCAAGATAACCTGCTCTGCATTGGGCTTGGCTGCGTGTGCAAGACACCAAGATAACCTGCTCTGCATTGGGCTTGACCGTGTGTGCAAGACACCAAAAGATAACCTGCTCTGCATTGGGCTTGGCTGCGTGTGCAAGACACCAAGATAACCTGCTCTGCATTGGGCTTTGCTGTGTGTGCAAGACACCAAGATAACCTGCTCTGCATTGGGCTTGGCTGTGTGTGCAAGACACCACGATAACCAGCTCTGGGACACAACATCGTGAGTCTGTGTATTGGTTGGATTCCCAATACACAGACTCCTAATGTTGTGCCCAATGTTACACGATAACGGAAGTGAGAGCTAAGGAACTGTTGCGTCAAAGAGAAACCAAAACCAACGTTGTATGTCATGACACTTGTTGAAATTAATCTATCTATTATTGAAACGATTAGTTAAAACCATAATAAATTATTATCGGTTAAAAACAATTCGTAAATATATCAGGTTGTCATAAAATAAACACGTCCCTTTCCACCACACCAAGAAGAAAATCAAAACATCAGCATTTCGAAGGACGTTAGCATAGCTAGCTACCGTTAGCAACTCGAGACAGGCCATTATTCAATATGGATCAACCCAAACTAAAGACTGGTGTGTTATCTGTCGTGCCAAATTGCTAATCTAGACCTTACAACTGTGAGCCAGTTTACGATGACAGTCTTATAGCATTTATCTGTCAGCTAAACGATACAAGAATACGCAGCCAGCTGATGATCAATTGATACTAGCTAGCCGCGTTAGCTTATTTTACCTTTGTTGATGTTGTTTTCGACGATATCACGTTGTGTATCTACCGAGCATGGTTTAGTACCAATTTACTGGACGACTGTGATGCAAAAAATCATAGATCTCTCTGTTGTAAATCGTTATTTGATATGTTTTCGATAATACACAAAATACATTTGTGATTAAACATGAACCAGGAAACGTCCAACGTCTTGTGAAATGTCACTTTCAAAAACTTCCGGGGTTGATGTgactttcaaaataaaagccccgACGTCATTCTCGACTTGAACTATGAATCTGGTTGTGTAGCTAGATATACTACTCGGATGAATACTATAATATTTGAAAAGCTTCCAAACTATGGGTTAGAGATTATAGAAACAATATCATGTGTATTCATACAAAAAAAATTATGACATGAACAGCATTTCTGGTCTCGGGTTTCTTCTGACCTCTCCCCTGCAAAGTTCGACACTCGATTATTTTAGCCTTTTGCCGGATAGCTAGCAAAATACTAAATTGACGAGCTGGCTAGCTAAATTCGCTAGTAGTAGTGATGCACATTAGCGATTCAATCTGTGTAAGGGTAAATACATTCATTCGGAGATAGCTAGCCAGCCAGTAAGTTAcctattaatattttttttaaacgactTGAACGAATAGGGACGTTAGCTAGGCGCTAATAAGAATGATTTTTTAAAATCCAAAGCTAGAATGTTGTTAgccagctggctaacgttagctagaatcATGACGATCTAAATGTGTGGATCATTAACAAAGTCCATTCATTCATTGTCTAGCTAGTAGCTCAGTATATTCAAACATATTTGCTAGCAAGTAGTCTTAGCAAATACATTATAGATCGCTGACACTGATTTATTTTCTCTATGACAATATCAAATGGGCTAGCTAGCCAATATGTTTGTGTTTGCTTGTTTAGGTCAGCCAAGATCGCTCAGTTCAGCTGTAAAACAAAAATGAGTCTTCTTCCAGACCTGAATGCCAATGAGGATGAAACATCCTACTATGCAGACAAGACTTGGGTCCAGTGCGAGTCTCCCAGATGTCTGAAGTGGAGACTGGTACCAAAGAGTGATGAAACGGTGGCTGAGCTGGACCATGGCAAGTCCTGGCACTGTCATATGAACCCAGACCCTCTGTTCAGCCACTGCAGCATCCCTCAGGGCCCTTTCCCCAACAACTCCCAGTTCAAGGAACATGGCCTGAAGGTTGTGTACTCCGTGCTGCCTGTCGGGAGCCTGGTGCTGGTGAAAGCATGTAACTGGCCATGGTACGGGATGGTTGGCAGTCGGTGCTTATGTGCCCGTTTCCAGGACTCAGATCAAGGCCTAAAAGGGCTGTTTAGTCCAGAAGTAGGTTTAATCTAGTTCCATGAAAACAGGCACGAACCCTAGGCCTAAAGGGCTTTTTAGTCCAGAAATAGGTTTAATCTAGTTCCATAAAAACAGGCACTAACCCTAGGCCTAAATATATTTTTAGTCCAGAAATAGGTTTAATTTATTTCCATGAAAACCGTCCCTTGGCTACTACAGGTAGTTCCACTACCAGTGTCAGATAAAGCGTTAACTAATCATGGTTGCTCTCTCCAGGTGGCCAGCCATTCTAAGTCCAGACCCCAACGTGGAGGAGTATGTGAGGCTGGACAGCGAGGGTTATGTGGAGCACTACCATGTTGAGTTCCTGGGGAAACCTCATACCAGATTCTGGGCTGCTGCCAAGCATGTAGAACTCTACCACAACTCCTCCACTAAAGTATGTATCTTTTCATTTCTGTGCCAGTTTAATGTTAGTTAGTGAAGGCGAATAGAGATGAAAGATTCAGTGATATGACGAGACACACACTCTGACCATAGTTTGcactgtttctatgttttggttggtcggggtgtgatatgagtgggcattctatgttgtatgtctagtttgtctgtttctatgttttggttggtcattgtgtgatatgagtgggcattctatgttgtatgtctagtttgtctgtttctatgttttggttgatcagggtgtgatatgagtgggcattctatgttgtatgactagtttgtctgtttctatgttttggttggtcggggtgtgatatgagtgggcattctatgttgtatgtctagatgtgtttggcctgatattgttctcaatcagaggcaggtgttagtcgttgtctctggttgggaaccatatttaggtggcctgttttgtgttgtgggtgattgttcctgtttccagtgttgGTGGTCACATTACGGGACTCTTTCATCTTCGTTCATTTTGTtagtttattgtttttttgttgttcgTTGTTCAAGTATTCTATTAAAATGGATAAtgatcacgctgcattttggtcctcctctcttttgcCCGACGAAGAACGTTACACATACTCTATCTTGGAGGGAGttaaaaacattttaaacatTTTGCGCTGTTTTTTTTCCAGACACAGATTTAGCCTGGTCCTAAAACTAGAATAAAACCTCTGAATGGAGAATCTCTAAtaaaaaaatgttgttttttaaattccaaaactaggcttaatctgtgtctgagaAACAAAATAAATCCATTTTAAAAAATTCCGTCATAGCCCAGATACAGGAACCTGCGAGGCGCTATGAGGAAGTCGTATGAGGTGGCGATGGA
Proteins encoded:
- the LOC115118386 gene encoding zinc finger CW-type PWWP domain protein 2-like isoform X2, with the protein product MSLLPDLNANEDETSYYADKTWVQCESPRCLKWRLVPKSDETVAELDHGKSWHCHMNPDPLFSHCSIPQGPFPNNSQFKEHGLKVVYSVLPVGSLVLVKACNWPWWPAILSPDPNVEEYVRLDSEGYVEHYHVEFLGKPHTRFWAAAKHVELYHNSSTKPRYRNLRGAMRKSYEVAMEEVAKVREMGCEERLQISHFQPQDSGPEDSDVGCRHRGGRRHSDHRRVQV
- the LOC115118386 gene encoding zinc finger CW-type PWWP domain protein 2-like isoform X1 produces the protein MSLLPDLNANEDETSYYADKTWVQCESPRCLKWRLVPKSDETVAELDHGKSWHCHMNPDPLFSHCSIPQGPFPNNSQFKEHGLKVVYSVLPVGSLVLVKACNWPWWPAILSPDPNVEEYVRLDSEGYVEHYHVEFLGKPHTRFWAAAKHVELYHNSSTKPRYRNLRGAMRKSYEVAMEEVAKVREMGCEERLQISHFQPQDLLSQAQRLMHAIERMLRQYSNQQDNQGKRDQRIRMWDAGIEEDGDTLIIEGFRFDSATCLEDLMTAGNKK
- the LOC115118386 gene encoding zinc finger CW-type PWWP domain protein 2-like isoform X3, which codes for MSLLPDLNANEDETSYYADKTWVQCESPRCLKWRLVPKSDETVAELDHGKSWHCHMNPDPLFSHCSIPQGPFPNNSQFKEHGLKVVYSVLPVGSLVLVKACNWPWWPAILSPDPNVEEYVRLDSEGYVEHYHVEFLGKPHTRFWAAAKHVELYHNSSTKPRYRNLRGAMRKSYEVAMEEVAKVREMGCEERLQISHFQPQDLLSQAQRLMHAIERMC